AAACTATACTTATATTGACAAAAATCAATATATATTTTAGGAAAAAATCAACTACTTGATATATAATACGGTGATATCAAGTATTGAATTGAGACTATTGCCGACGCGAAAACCAAGCAATGATGGTGGTAGTCTTTTTCAGAAACTTAATTGGAACACAATCGCGTCTGGCTAAGGCGTGAAAGTCTACTGAGGGATAACTGCTCTCATGCTCCCGTTGAAGTAGAAAGTAAAGTCTAGTTTTGTCTAGGTTTTATATAGCAGGTTTCCCCCAGTCATAATTAATGGTGGGTTACGCTCCGCTAACCCACCCTACAAAATTTAGCTCATGTTTTCTCATGCTCCCCTCTCCTTGCTAAGGAGAGGGGCTGGGGGTGAGGTTCTTTATGTTCGTTAATACATCAGGGGGGACTAGAAGCCCACCCCACAATATGGATAGTTAATTGATTTCTGGGAAATCCCTAACGCTCTAACATGAGATAACCAAGGCTTTCTAAGCTGGTGAGCAACTGTTTGACTATATTGAAGTCTACTTCTAACTCTGTAGGCTGTAAAGTCACAGGGTCGAGGGGGCGAAATTGTCGCCAACGCTCTACTAGAGACATCATCGGTTGGGGTTGCTCTAATAAAGGTATTAAGCAAGATGCTGTGGAGCTATCTATATTAATTGACCCTGAGACAAGGGATAAATGTTCACTGATGGAAAATGCCCGAACTTCTCGCACACAAGCAATGAGTTGTTCTTGAAATTGGGGAGTTTTTAACTGGGGACAAAGATGGACTGTAGCACCTTGCCAATCGGCATCAGTCCATTCTGTAACTGGTAGAATATCTAAAGGCGGCTGAGGATGACCACACCAAAAATCCAACAGTCGATGAACAGGATTGAACAGTTCATACAAATGTAAGCTTTCTTCTTGAGAGATATCAGGTAAACTCATAGCCAGAAAACTGGGTAAATTATCTGGTTGTTGGAATAAGTCGAGTAATTGCCACTGTCGCCAGTTGACCATACTGATAAACTCTAAGTCAGAGTCTGCCAAAGCCGAGAACATTTCCGGGACGGTGTAACCTTTATCTCCTTGCAATAAATAATTCATTAAAATTATTTCTTCGCCCTCCTCCTTTTCAAAATTAGATTTCCATGTTTTAGCTTTGAGTTCCACATTATCTTTCAACGCCTTCATGGTTTCGCTAACAATTTCCACTTCCATTTCTCCTGGGTTTCCTTCCGTTAATCCCATCATGGCGAAGAGTTTTTGAGCGCGGAAATAATTGCCTCTCTGAAGTGAGCTATGTAAATTAGTGCGAATAATCCCATCTGGCTTTAAAACTGCTTGCATGGCTTTCAAACCAACAGTTATATCAGGGAGAAGATACAGCAGTTCATCACAGTTAATATAATCAAATTTTTGATTGAGTTTTGGTAAATCTTCCAGAGATAAAACATGAAACTCTGCATTATCTAATCCATAATATTCTAACCGTTGTCTCGCTAATTTTACAGATTCGGCTGAGATATCCACGCCGAAAATTTTCGCCCCTGGGTTAGCTTCTGCCAACATCAAAGATTTATAACCACTGCCACAGCCAGCATCTAAAATCACTTTGCCTGGACTATCAATAACTTTTTGGTTTCTTAAGTAATAAGCATTAACTAAGCTATGAATATAAAGTTGCTTAGGTTGCGTTTTAGGTGATTTTTCCAGGGGAATGCGGGGATAGGGGGAACTATCAAACTGCTGGCGAATTTTTTCAAATAAATCAGATGCGATATCTACCATGAGATGTTCTCCTGATACTCAAATATGGGTGATGAATGGAATTTTTAGCTGTAGCTCAGTGGTTATAGTTGTATTGTTCCCTACTGTGGCAATTTTGAACACAGTCAAGGAGAAATTAGGAATTATGCACGCTCTAACATGAGATAACCAAAACTTTCTAGCTGGATGACCAGCTGTTGCACTATCTCAAAAGCTGTTTCTAACTCTGTAGGCTGTAAAGTCACAGGGTCGAGGGGGCGAAATTGTCGCCAACGCTCTACCAGAGCCATCATCGGCTGGGGTTGCTCTAACAATGGTATTAAGCAAGATGCTGTGGAACTATCTATATTAATTGACCCTGGGACAAGGGATAAATGTTGACTAAGGGGAAATGGCCGAACTTCTCGCACACAAGCAATGAGTTGTTCTTGAAACTGGGGAGTTTTTAACTGGGGACAAAGATGGACTGTAGCACCTTGCCAATCGGCATCAGTCCATTCTGTAACTGGTAAAATATCTAAAGGCGGCTGAGGATGACCACACCAAAAATCCAACAGTCGATTAACAGGATTTAACAGTTCATACAAATGTAAGCTTTCTTCTTGAGAGATATCAGGTAAACTCATAGCCAGAAAACTGGGTAAATTATCTGGTTGTTGAAATAAATCGAGTAATTGCCACTGTCGCCAGTTGAGCATACTGATAAACTCTAGGTGAGAGTCTACTAAAGCCGAGAACATTTCCGGGACGGTGTAACCTTTATCTCCCTGCAATAAATAATTCATTAAAATCTTTTCTTCCCCCTCTGGGGTAGCATAGAAAGGTTGCCAAGTTCTCGCTTTCAATTGCACATCATTTTTCAAAGCCATGATGGTTTCTCGGACAATTTCCACTTCCAATTCTCCGGGAGTTCCCCCCATTAATCCCATGAGTGTGAAGGCTTTTTGGGCGCGGAAAACATTAGTTCTGCCGAATACACTATGTAAATTAGTGCGGATAATGCCATCTGGTTTTAAAACTGCTTGCATAGCTTTTAAACCAACATTTATATCAGGCAGTAAATACAACAACTCATCACAGTTAATATAATCAAATTGTTGATTGAGGCTGGGCAATTCTTCCAAAGCTAAAACATGAAATTCTGCATTGTCAAAGCCATGATAATCTAACCGTTCTCTGGCTAATTTTACGGACTCTGGGGAAATATCAAAGCCGACAATTTTCGCCCCTGGGTTAGCTTCTGCCAACATTAAAGATTTATAACCACTGCCACAGCCAGCATCTAAAATCAGTTTACCTTGAGTATCAATAACTTTTTGGTTTCTTAAGTAATAAGCATTGACTAAACTATGAATATACAGTTTATCGGTTTCATTTTTCGGTGATTTCTCCAGAGGTTGACGGGGATAGGGAGAACTATCAAAGCGCTGGCGCATGATTTCTAATAAGTCAGATGCTATATTTACCATGAGATTTTCTCCTGATGCTCAATTTTGGGGTGTGAATTTAATTTTTCGCCGGGGCTAGGTGCTTACACCAGTTTTAGTATTCCCAAAATTTCAGATTTTTAACACAGCACAACAGCAATAGGTGAAGATAATGCGGGGAATCACAAAGGAATGAACCCCGCCTACGTACATAAGGGCGGGCAAGATGCCCACCCCACAAGATTTATGATATTAAGGTGTATGCTTTATTTACTTGCAAAGTCCTGTATTTTGTATTGAAATAGAAGAAGCTGCAAAGTTGACCATTACTAGCATCAATGAAAACAGATGTAATCTTTTATGAACTGATTAAGGAACTACCTCAAATATTTTTTGAACTTATTGAAAAACCTGATACTAATCCTAATATTTACACATTCACTGCACCGGAAGTGAAACAACAATCATTTCGGTTAGATGGGGTATTTTCCCCACGGGAGGGATTTGAAAATGAACCTTTATATTTTGTGGAGTTGCAAACCTACAAAGATGAAGAA
The window above is part of the Nodularia spumigena CCY9414 genome. Proteins encoded here:
- a CDS encoding class I SAM-dependent methyltransferase, translated to MVDIASDLFEKIRQQFDSSPYPRIPLEKSPKTQPKQLYIHSLVNAYYLRNQKVIDSPGKVILDAGCGSGYKSLMLAEANPGAKIFGVDISAESVKLARQRLEYYGLDNAEFHVLSLEDLPKLNQKFDYINCDELLYLLPDITVGLKAMQAVLKPDGIIRTNLHSSLQRGNYFRAQKLFAMMGLTEGNPGEMEVEIVSETMKALKDNVELKAKTWKSNFEKEEGEEIILMNYLLQGDKGYTVPEMFSALADSDLEFISMVNWRQWQLLDLFQQPDNLPSFLAMSLPDISQEESLHLYELFNPVHRLLDFWCGHPQPPLDILPVTEWTDADWQGATVHLCPQLKTPQFQEQLIACVREVRAFSISEHLSLVSGSINIDSSTASCLIPLLEQPQPMMSLVERWRQFRPLDPVTLQPTELEVDFNIVKQLLTSLESLGYLMLER
- a CDS encoding class I SAM-dependent methyltransferase; its protein translation is MVNIASDLLEIMRQRFDSSPYPRQPLEKSPKNETDKLYIHSLVNAYYLRNQKVIDTQGKLILDAGCGSGYKSLMLAEANPGAKIVGFDISPESVKLARERLDYHGFDNAEFHVLALEELPSLNQQFDYINCDELLYLLPDINVGLKAMQAVLKPDGIIRTNLHSVFGRTNVFRAQKAFTLMGLMGGTPGELEVEIVRETIMALKNDVQLKARTWQPFYATPEGEEKILMNYLLQGDKGYTVPEMFSALVDSHLEFISMLNWRQWQLLDLFQQPDNLPSFLAMSLPDISQEESLHLYELLNPVNRLLDFWCGHPQPPLDILPVTEWTDADWQGATVHLCPQLKTPQFQEQLIACVREVRPFPLSQHLSLVPGSINIDSSTASCLIPLLEQPQPMMALVERWRQFRPLDPVTLQPTELETAFEIVQQLVIQLESFGYLMLERA